The following nucleotide sequence is from Solidesulfovibrio carbinolicus.
GGCGCATGGATCGGGGGCAAGGTCGGGTGCGTCAATGCGATCGGCGAGAAATTCCATAAAAAAAACGCCCCCGCGAGGCGGGGGCGTTTTACTTGGCGGCGATAGTTGCCTGAAAAAGCTACTTCGCGGCCACGTGGCAGCCGTTGTTGGAGCAGGGAGCCACGGACAGGGGCTTCTGGCCCTTGGCCTTGCGCTCCACGTTGAGCTTCATGTGGCAGCCCAGGCAGCTGTTGTCGGCATTCTTGTCGTGGAAGGCGCGGAAGTAGGACGTGGCTTCCTGGCGGTCCTTCAGGTTGTCGTGGCAGCCGGCTTCGGCGCAGCCCTGGATTTCGCCCTTGCCGTCCCACATGTGGTGGCAGGTGACGCAGGCTACGGAAGCGTGTTGGCCGTGGGAAAATTTGACCGGGGCAAAGCTGGTCTTGAGGACCCCGGACGGCCGTTTGAAGGTCAGTTCAAGGGGGTAGCACAGGGTGGATTTGGCATCCACGATGTCGCTGAACTTGCCGCCCTCGCAATAGGCCGCCGTGGCCAGGGCCAGGCTGCACACCATGACGATCAACCCGGAAAGCATGACCTTGGAACGCATCCAACTCCCTCCTTAAGCTCCAAGAAACGGTGAAAGTGACCTTGCCGCTGCGACTACGCAGGCGGGGCGTCAGGCAACTGCTCCGCCGCCGTAATTCAGTGGAAAAGCGTAAAATTTCACAAGCCGGAAGTCAATACTCTTTTGGCAAAAAACGCTGTACGCCAGGGTGAAAGTCGACGCACGCACAATGCTTTTCAAAGGATTCACGGGGTTAATCGTTTTCGGTCAAACACTCGAGCTTTTCCGATGCCTCCAGGGCGTCCATGAGTTCCAGGCTCAGGCGAATGAAGTCCGAAGCGGTCAGGATGCCGACGAGCTTGCCTCCCTCGACCACGGGCAGGCAGCCGTATTTCTGGGTCAGCAACACTTCTGCAGCCTGGCGCAGGGGCAGGTCCGGGGTGACCATGGCCACGTCGGCACGCATGACTTCGCCCAGCGGGATGCCGGCGTAGATGTCTTCCTGGGTCTGGGCGTCGATCTCGGCCAGCCTGGAC
It contains:
- a CDS encoding cytochrome c3 family protein yields the protein MRSKVMLSGLIVMVCSLALATAAYCEGGKFSDIVDAKSTLCYPLELTFKRPSGVLKTSFAPVKFSHGQHASVACVTCHHMWDGKGEIQGCAEAGCHDNLKDRQEATSYFRAFHDKNADNSCLGCHMKLNVERKAKGQKPLSVAPCSNNGCHVAAK
- a CDS encoding CBS domain-containing protein, which encodes MLTTRDLMTEDLIALRHDDSLLSAKRTMEEARIRHLPIIDGSGAFVGLVTHRDLLAASVSRLAEIDAQTQEDIYAGIPLGEVMRADVAMVTPDLPLRQAAEVLLTQKYGCLPVVEGGKLVGILTASDFIRLSLELMDALEASEKLECLTEND